In Dysidea avara chromosome 3, odDysAvar1.4, whole genome shotgun sequence, a single window of DNA contains:
- the LOC136249304 gene encoding uncharacterized protein has protein sequence MMDDAGFFPVSISCIGGYYYLFGNTPPEDLLQSITTDTLRPDVLLLGCGDLRSCLYTLWNNFDHRHARKFKGVHFVLNDINAAVLARNIIFLYLCTQMPASYDDKVKWVASFWAIWYCHELLSHHKEVLMDALSNLLKWSSSIESWIRTDENPLRLIVRFTSATNISQIHQVWKTWYNDTLTVTEIRTKRSKRCQSFGTDFLHEPSHQLFSYFGGIFLKNVSKHECKVLKDDVKSYHQNGFVFAEEVLGIPFGKPTLANNTFIDRSDGFYNISRDFTVYRNFFFTYQLSPKNLKLNHYSDFPLMVEDDKFKHRPLLANSVQQFSIWVRSCAEILTESFYDIVFTFQCTDALNFCQCLYNNPLPVPPSCFDAIHSSNLLDNFTPPSLVLLALQILKPDGVLFTSIIYHTSISNTLAEYVKKCFGVECKHLQLLCGVRCVGYEDEYSNIFSIEPVPHSYGLDTVIGVRVKSLIWQHVTATPFTNPKEDHLAFMWKTLSSSIAQLLAFDDSVWNYFGSTGSAMILLQAFASQFNRATHDCSTFQFWKPLCSLLLKEKSLQKFLTSLQTQALLHHVHLHLTLSEQDCPLCNKCKITEAIVQQSITVSADDANTTGSFTVIAGEKSLHKKANQLRLLFNNTIDGLHTIDDVAVSINDNNVHAHFFVPVSFARRKYKMTLLFNNVPLDGHKNEVAPKNYLFNKSIQKLPCQQSPSVLGTVIQHSGDDHQFETVITLNDLACSAMRNHQLTTQQCNGRTIRIVIGNFYTDISYPYTIEYGKQLSVKLSRKNKEVIITAYRTRCSLQEEPVFIVNPDNMLSFPVMPLSKADAKSFSGLSLWCDPRLPVPDTAEYHLKETLAVLLQNTTENFFALFCDVDGKPEAKFLIAVLNRVFDCCNKTPAIDVLFWHCSDQDHPVMLHWENQMKFTNTATYQMAIKVFDYFTRCTVSTRPVPKENTTYQYLVEQKVEHLFTNRAVIYPLYPNGDERIADDNTCHTIRSFLINDTVVPASHQMPYWFKKYKAIIREDECCNCQHHSSKLLTCSRCNLVQYCSRNCQKQHWGTHKMYCEPPSK, from the coding sequence ATGATGGATGATGCAGGGTTCTTTCCTGTTTCTATAAGTTGTATTGGTGGATATTATTATCTCTTTGGTAACACTCCTCCAGAAGATTTACTACAGAGCATAACTACAGACACACTACGACCAGATGTTCTACTGTTAGGATGTGGTGACCTGCGGTCTTGCTTGTACACATTATGGAACAACTTTGATCACAGACACGCACGGAAATTTAAAGGTGTACATTTCGTGCTAAATGATATTAATGCAGCTGTGTTGGCCCGTAACATCATCTTTCTATATCTGTGTACCCAAATGCCTGCTAGCTATGACGATAAAGTGAAGTGGGTAGCTTCTTTTTGGGCTATCTGGTACTGTCATGAATTGTTATCACATCACAAAGAAGTACTCATGGATGCCTTGTCAAATCTTCTGAAGTGGTCTAGCAGCATTGAATCATGGATTAGAACTGATGAAAATCCCCTAAGATTGATAGTGCGATTTACTTCTGCTACAAATATTTCTCAGATTCATCAGGTATGGAAGACATGGTACAATGATACATTAACTGTGACAGAAATAAGGACCAAAAGGTCTAAACGCTGCCAATCCTTTGGTACCGATTTTTTGCATGAACCTTCACACCAGCTTTTTAGCTATTTTGGTGGTATCTTTTTAAAAAATGTTTCAAAGCATGAGTGTAAGGTATTGAAGGATGATGTTAAATCTTACCACCAAAATGGGTTTGTGTTTGCAGAGGAAGTTTTAGGTATACCTTTTGGTAAACCAACATTAGCCAATAATACATTTATTGACAGATCAGATGGATTTTATAATATTTCTCGTGACTTCACTGTTTACCGCAATTTCTTTTTTACATATCAACTTTCTCCAAAAAATTTGAAGCTAAATCACTATTCTGACTTTCCTCTTATGGTGGAGGATGATAAATTCAAACACAGGCCACTGCTTGCCAATAGTGTTCAACAGTTCTCAATATGGGTGAGGTCTTGTGCTGAAATCTTAACTGAATCTTTTTATGACATTGTATTTACATTTCAATGCACTGATGCCTTAAATTTTTGCCAGTGTTTATACAACAATCCACTGCCTGTTCCACCCAGTTGTTTTGATGCAATACACTCTTCCAACTTGCTCGACAACTTTACACCACCCAGCCTCGTACTCCTTGCCTTGCAAATCTTAAAGCCTGATGGTGTTCTCTTTACAAGTATTATATACCATACATCTATTTCCAATACATTAGCTGAATATGTTAAAAAATGTTTTGGGGTTGAATGTAAGCATTTGCAGTTGCTATGTGGAGTGAGATGTGTTGGCTATGAAGATGAATACTCAAATATATTCTCCATTGAACCTGTCCCACATAGCTATGGCTTAGATACTGTAATAGGAGTGAGGGTTAAGTCACTGATTTGGCAGCATGTCACGGCTACACCTTTTACAAATCCAAAAGAAGACCACCTCGCATTTATGTGGAAAACTTTGAGTTCTTCCATTGCACAGTTGTTAGCTTTTGATGATAGTGTGTGGAATTATTTTGGTTCCACTGGTTCAGCCATGATACTGTTGCAGGCATTTGCATCACAATTTAATAGAGCAACTCATGATTGTTCCACCTTTCAGTTTTGGAAGCCACTCTGTTCTCTGTTATTGAAGGAGAAATCTTTGCAGAAATTCCTGACCTCACTGCAGACGCAAGCTTTGTTGCATCATGTACACCTTCATTTAACATTATCAGAACAAGACTGTCCACTGTGTAATAAATGTAAAATCACAGAAGCCATTGTACAGCAATCCATCACAGTTTCTGCCGATGATGCTAATACAACAGGCAGCTTTACTGTTATTGCTGGTGAAAAATCTTTGCATAAAAAGGCAAATCAATTAAGGCTGTTATTTAATAACACCATTGATGGTCTCCACACTATAGACGATGTGGCAGTCAGTATAAATGATAATAATGTGCATGCTCATTTCTTTGTTCCAGTTAGTTTTGCTCGGAGGAAGTACAAAATGACCTTGTTGTTTAATAATGTTCCCCTTGATGGTCACAAAAATGAAGTGGCACCCAAAAACTACCTTTTCAACAAATCAATTCAAAAGCTACCATGTCAGCAATCACCATCTGTTCTGGGAACAGTAATCCAGCATTCTGGAGATGACCATCAGTTTGAAACTGTCATCACTCTTAATGACCTAGCCTGCTCTGCTATGCGCAATCATCAACTGACCACTCAGCAATGCAATGGTAGGACAATTAGGATTGTAATTGGTAATTTCTACACTGATATTTCCTATCCATATACCATCGAATATGGTAAGCAGCTGTCTGTTAAATTATCTCGGAAGAACAAGGAGgttattattacagcttatcgCACACGTTGCAGTCTTCAAGAAGAGCCGGTGTTTATAGTCAACCCTGACAATATGTTATCCTTTCCTGTTATGCCTCTCAGTAAAGCTGATGCTAAAAGCTTTAGTGGTCTTAGTTTATGGTGTGATCCACGTCTTCCTGTTCCAGATACTGCAGAATACCATCTTAAGGAAACTTTAGCAGTTTTACTTCAGAATACTACTGAGAATTTTTTTGCCCTTTTTTGTGATGTTGATGGAAAGCCTGAAGCTAAATTTTTGATAGCAGTTCTCAACAGAGTATTTGATTGCTGTAACAAAACACCTGCAATTGATGTCCTATTTTGGCATTGCTCAGATCAAGACCATCCAGTTATGTTACATTGGGAAAATCAGATGAAGTTTACAAATACTGCCACATACCAAATGGCCATTAAAGTATTTGATTATTTCACAAGGTGCACAGTATCTACAAGGCCAGTACCAAAAGAGAATACTACTTACCAATACCTTGTAGAGCAAAAGGTAGAGCATCTTTTCACCAATCGAGCTGTTATTTATCCACTGTACCCTAATGGTGATGAAAGGATCGCAGATGATAATACCTGCCACACCATTCGCTCTTTCCTCATTAATGATACTGTAGTACCTGCATCACACCAGATGCCATACTGGTTTAAAAAATACAAAGCAATTATTCGTGAAGATGAATGTTGTAATTGTCAGCATCATAGCAGTAAGCTTCTAACATGTTCACGGTGTAATCTAGTGCAGTATTGTAGTCGAAACTGTCAAAAACAACACTGGGGAACCCATAAAATGTACTGTGAGCCACCCTCCAAGTAA
- the LOC136251717 gene encoding uncharacterized protein, translating to MNNYFDKLKEVFDDGDFWNHPEAIYNMDETGMPLEPRPPKIVAKKGQKKVRYQTSGQKQQITVIGCASATGQCLPPFVIFAAKKLNHMWCRNEVSGTNYAYSEKGWIDHELFFYFLEKHFLAHTVARRPLLLMLDGHSTHSDLMSLKFAKDHKVTIFCLPPHTTHKCQPLDCSLFKPLKDHWRQECHKFYCKSPGTVISKLNFNFAFRNAWLNAITPANVVSGFRKTGVYPFNRHAISCASASAASINQGGEDVMTRDVVSEGQGDATSNIQGNDNVTEDPELDHESIASCSQEIDTMMTQEVDEQEEVEGIDVLSNNVSIEARFSAEEELYTRRFENGYDSSDPKYERWLRIHHPIAASVRSEALMTGLLEGPSVTPIHVNLQLVQSDQKNRVVESSTPRHSVPQSSTRLALTDEPIPSGTPSSTGSVSTPRCSPLAKLVNTPRITQDKRTKTANARVLTSTECIRAFEEKEEQKQLAQEEKQKRKAERELKKDRRKRRCNVRRRKRHERLQQRKQNNVKRELCRQASNNTNRLKVVRGKQIAS from the exons atgaaTAACTATTTTGACAAGTTAAAGGAGGTTTTCGATGATGGAGATTTCTGGAATCACCCAGAAGCAATTTACAATATGGACGAAACCGGCATGCCACTAGAACCTCGTCCACCAAAGATTGTTGCGAAAAAAGGGCAAAAGAAGGTCCGTTATCAAACATCTGGACAAAAGCAACAGATAACGGTGATTGGCTGTGCTAGTGCCACTGGACAGTGCTTACCTCCATTTGTAATTTTTGCTGCGAAGAAATTAAATCACATGTGGTGCAGGAATGAAGTGAGTGGGACCAACTATGCATATAGTGAAAAGGGGTGGATTGACCATGAGCTATTCTTCTATTTCCTTGAAAAGCATTTTTTAGCACATACAGTTGCACGGCGCCCACTATTGTTAATGTTAGATGGTCATAGCACCCACTCAGACTTGATGTCACTGAAGTTTGCTAAAGACCACAAAGTGACAATATTTTGTTTGCCTCCTCATACAACCCATAAGTGCCAGCCCCTGGATTGCAGTCTATTTAAGCCACTGAAGGATCATTGGAGACAAGAATGCCATAAATTTTACTGTAAGAGTCCTGGCACAGTCATCAGCAAGCTAAATTTCAACTTTGCATTTCGAAATGCATGGTTGAATGCTATTACACCAGCAAATGTTGTGTCTGGCTTCAGAAAAACTGGTGTTTATCCTTTTAATCGACATGCCATATCATGTGCAAGTGCTTCTGCTGCTTCTATCAACCAAGGAGGTGAGGATGTGATGACTAGAG aTGTTGTTTCTGAAGGTCAAGGTGATGCTACTTCAAACATTCAAGGAAATGACAATGTAACTGAAG ATCCTGAATTAGATCATGAGAGTATTGCTTCATGTAGCCAAGAAATTGATACCATGATGACTCAGG AGGTTGATGAGCAGGAGGAAGTCGAAGGAATTGATGTACTCAGCAACAATGTTTCAATAGAAGCGAGGTTTTCAGCAGAAGAAGAGCTGTATACTCGTCGTTTTGAAAATGGATATGATTCGTCGGACCCAAAATATGAGAGGTGGCTAAGGATACATCATCCTATTGCTGCAAGTGTACGATCTGAGGCATTAATGACAGGTCTTCTTGAAGGCCCCAGTGTGACACCAATACATGTTAATCTGCAACTCGTTCAGTCTGACCAGAAAAACAGGGTTGTTGAGAGTTCTACACCACGTCATTCAGTGCCACAGTCTTCTACCCGTCTAGCATTGACAGATGAGCCAATTCCATCTGGTACACCAAGTTCAACAGGATCCGTGTCAACACCAAGGTGTTCACCCTTGGCTAAACTGGTCAATACTCCAAGGATTACTCAAGATAAACGAACTAAAACTGCTAATGCAAGAGTTCTGACCAGCACAGAATGTATCAGAGCGTTTGAAGAAAAGGAAGAGCAGAAACAGTTAGCACAAGAAGAAAAACAGAAGAGGAAAGCAGAAAGGGAACTGAAAAAAGACAGAAGGAAGAGGAGGTGCAACGTAAGAAGGAGGAAAAGGCACGAAAGGTTGCAACAAAGGAAGCAAAACAACGTGAAAAGGGAGCTATGCAGGCAAGCAAGCAACAACACAAACAGGCTCAAAGTAGTAAGAGGAAAGCAGATAGCTTCTTGA